One stretch of Cheilinus undulatus linkage group 5, ASM1832078v1, whole genome shotgun sequence DNA includes these proteins:
- the ccnh gene encoding cyclin-H isoform X1 — MFHNSSQRKYWIFKSDDELEQMRHKANLKFRNKTHESGKAGVVAFLERHEEDVLFRHYEKRLLDFCNAFKPAMPKSVVGTAIMYFRRFYVNNSIMEYHPRIIMLTCAYLSCKVDEFNVSSTQFVGNLLQETPAGQERVLEQILEYELLLIQQLNFHLVVHNPYRPMEGLLIDLKTRYPALENPESLRKSADDFLTQAAMTDAGLLFPPSQIALTAILNSASRAGLSLESYLTECLGLKGDKETLSKMYDSMRRMKTLLKKYELPKPEEVNAYKQKLERIHAEFTTSNKRKRGYEEDGHVAKEPRLEEEEWTDEDLI; from the exons ATGTTTCACAACAGTTCACAGAGAAAATACTGGATTTTTAAGAGTGATGATGAACTCGAGCAAATGAGACACAAGGCTAACCTGAAATTCCGTAATAAGACACACGAAAGTGGGAAG GCCGGGGTGGTGGCTTTTCTGGAGCGCCATGAGGAGGATGTTTTATTCAGGCACTATGAGAAGAGACTGCTGGACTTCTGCAATGCGTTCAAGCCTGCGATGCCTAAATCCGTTGTG GGAACAGCTATTATGTACTTCAGGAGATTCTACGTGAACAACTCCATCATGGAGTACCATCCAAGAATTATCAT GCTGACATGTGCATACCTGTCCTGTAAAGTGGATGAGTTCAATGTTTCCAGCACCCAGTTTGTGGGCAACCTTCTGCAGGAGACGCCAGCAGGGCAGGAAAGGGTTCTGGAGCAGATCCTTGAGTATGAACTCCTGTTGATCCAACAACTCAACTTTCATTTGGTGGTCCACAACCCCTACAGACCCATGGAGGGTCTGCTCATTGACCTCAAG ACAAGATACCCCGCGCTGGAGAATCCAGAGTCACTGAGGAAGAGTGCTGATGACTTTCTAACACAGGCAGCAATGACCGATGCCGGACTGCTGTTTCCTCCTTCTCAGATCGCTCTAACAGCTATTCTGAACAGCGCATCAAGAGCTGGGCTCAGTTTGGAGAG CTACCTGACCGAGTGTTTGGGACTGAAAGGGGACAAAGAGACTCTGTCGAAGATGTATGACTCTATGAGAC GGATGAAAACCCTCCTGAAGAAGTACGAGCTGCCTAAACCAGAGGAGGTGAACGCTTACAAACAGAAGCTGGAGAGGATTCATGCTGAATTCACTACAAGCAA CAAACGAAAGCGAGGATATGAAGAAGACGGCCACGTAGCAAAAGAACCACGTTTGGAAGAAGAG GAGTGGACTGATGAAGACCTGATATGA
- the ccnh gene encoding cyclin-H isoform X2 has product MFHNSSQRKYWIFKSDDELEQMRHKANLKFRNKTHESGKAGVVAFLERHEEDVLFRHYEKRLLDFCNAFKPAMPKSVVGTAIMYFRRFYVNNSIMEYHPRIIMLTCAYLSCKVDEFNVSSTQFVGNLLQETPAGQERVLEQILEYELLLIQQLNFHLVVHNPYRPMEGLLIDLKTRYPALENPESLRKSADDFLTQAAMTDAGLLFPPSQIALTAILNSASRAGLSLESYLTECLGLKGDKETLSKMYDSMRRMKTLLKKYELPKPEEVNAYKQKLERIHAEFTTSNKRKRGYEEDGHVAKEPRLEEET; this is encoded by the exons ATGTTTCACAACAGTTCACAGAGAAAATACTGGATTTTTAAGAGTGATGATGAACTCGAGCAAATGAGACACAAGGCTAACCTGAAATTCCGTAATAAGACACACGAAAGTGGGAAG GCCGGGGTGGTGGCTTTTCTGGAGCGCCATGAGGAGGATGTTTTATTCAGGCACTATGAGAAGAGACTGCTGGACTTCTGCAATGCGTTCAAGCCTGCGATGCCTAAATCCGTTGTG GGAACAGCTATTATGTACTTCAGGAGATTCTACGTGAACAACTCCATCATGGAGTACCATCCAAGAATTATCAT GCTGACATGTGCATACCTGTCCTGTAAAGTGGATGAGTTCAATGTTTCCAGCACCCAGTTTGTGGGCAACCTTCTGCAGGAGACGCCAGCAGGGCAGGAAAGGGTTCTGGAGCAGATCCTTGAGTATGAACTCCTGTTGATCCAACAACTCAACTTTCATTTGGTGGTCCACAACCCCTACAGACCCATGGAGGGTCTGCTCATTGACCTCAAG ACAAGATACCCCGCGCTGGAGAATCCAGAGTCACTGAGGAAGAGTGCTGATGACTTTCTAACACAGGCAGCAATGACCGATGCCGGACTGCTGTTTCCTCCTTCTCAGATCGCTCTAACAGCTATTCTGAACAGCGCATCAAGAGCTGGGCTCAGTTTGGAGAG CTACCTGACCGAGTGTTTGGGACTGAAAGGGGACAAAGAGACTCTGTCGAAGATGTATGACTCTATGAGAC GGATGAAAACCCTCCTGAAGAAGTACGAGCTGCCTAAACCAGAGGAGGTGAACGCTTACAAACAGAAGCTGGAGAGGATTCATGCTGAATTCACTACAAGCAA CAAACGAAAGCGAGGATATGAAGAAGACGGCCACGTAGCAAAAGAACCACGTTTGGAAGAAGAG acttaa